The genomic DNA GCGAAGAAACGACTGAATTTCTCAAAACCAAATTTTCGTCGACCTTTTTGCCTGATGACCTTTCAAAATCGATCGAGATCCGCGGCCGCGATGTGCAGACCGGCGGGCCCGGAGCAGTCGAGATCACGGCAGGAGAGGTTTATCCGATCGTCGAGGCCGTAGTTCGCAAGATTGCACTTCGTGTGAAAGACACTTTGACCGAGCTCCGGCCCGAAGTGGCGGCTGACATCTACGACCGCGGGGTTATCTTGACGGGCGGTGGTGCACTGCTCGAAGGCATCGATCAATATCTTCGCGAATTCATTAAACTGCCCGTGACCATCGCCGAGGAGCCGCGTTATGCAACGGTCAACGGCCTGCTCAAGATGTTCGACGACCAGGACCTCCTTGAACGGGTTGCCATCAATGAACTTAGGGTTCTCCAAAGTGCCGAGATACCATTCGAGGTTTAGATCATTAATCGATATATTTCAGCTTTGCGATCTTCCCAAATTCGTTTCGACAGTGATTTTGCTCCTCCTCGGATAGCAGGAAATATCTACTTCTCAGGCGTTTCACAAATACTAAACGACCGAACGGTTCTGTGTTATTCTATGAGGCGATCAACGCTCTAAACTGAGTGGTTCCGGTGGCTTTTTAGATGCAATTCTCTGACTACATTCCGACGATCGCAACTCTGAGAAATGTCCTCGACATTGTTCTCGTGTTTGCCATCGTGTATGTCGTCCTCAAACTGCTTCGTGGAACACGTGCGGTGCCGACAGTGGTCGGTATGGTGATCTTGGCGCTGGTTTATTGGTTCGCCGTTGCACAGGATCTTTCGACGCTCGAATTTGTCTTACGGTATGCGGTCGTCTATATCGGTATCGCGATCATCGTATTGTTCCAGTCCGAGATCCGGCAGGCGTTGATCTACTTTGCCAACCGTTTTCGATTTCCGATCTTGAAGCGCCAACGCGCTCAATTTGGAGGCAGCGTATACGACGAAATTGTCCTAGCTGTCACGACGCTTGCTTCCGAAAAAACCGGCGCTCTGATCGTCATCGAACGAAACATCGGATTGCGAAACTTCATCGACGCTGGAGTTCAGATCGATGCCCGGATCAGCTACGACCTGCTTGTGACGGTATTCAACCCGTCGACGCCGTTGCATGACGGAGCTGTAATTATTCAAAACGAAAGGCTTGCTGCCGCTTCCGTCTTTCTTCCGCTGACCAAAAACCCCGAAGTATCGAGGGAATTGGGAACCAGACATCGTGCTGCGATCGGCATAACAGAGGGCTCAGATGCCATTTCGATCGTCGTCTCCGAAGAAACCGGCCTGATCACATTTGTCGAAGCCGGCAACGTCCGCCGCAACCTCGATCCGACAGCCTTAAGAAAAGCTCTGCTCGAAGCAATGGATATCCCGCTAGTCGAAACCAGACGTGAAACAGCAAAGGCTTTGAAAGAGATAGAAACAGATATCACAGTAAGCTAGTGGAAGATTGAAAGTGGAAAATATAGATCGCAGAATGTTATCTTAGCTTTCCGTTTTCAACTTTTCGTTTTCAGTTCCAAATGATGTCCGATAAACCGAACAAGCAATTCGTCAGAAACATCATCCGCAAGATCTTTCTGGAGGACTGGGTGATGAAGCTGGTTGCTCTGGTGATCACGTTCGGGCTTTGGCTCGGAGTGACCGTGATCAGTAAGGGTAAGCAAACCAGTGACCGCTTCACGGTTCCTCTTAATTTTCGCCTTTTGGATAACGCAGAGGTGACAAATGCTCCTGTCCAGGAGGTTGAGATCCGCGTTAGAGGCGTCGACGAAAAGATCGAACAGATACGCCGAAACGACATGATCGCCTACGTTGATCTGACCGAACTCGCCCCCGGCGAGAGTGTTCTTACGCTGACGCCCGAAAGTGTTTCCGTTCCGCTGCCTGAGGGAGTAAAGGTCGTTGATCTGCAACCGAGCCGTATTGCTGTCACAATTGAGGCGATCGAAGAACGTGAAATATCAGTCAAGGCGGTGACAGATGGCACCCCGGAAACCGGATTTGAGGTTTATGGCGAACCGACAACATTGCCGCAAAAAGTGAAGGTCCGAGGGCCTGCGAGCCTCGTCGGCGCGATCGATCAGCTTCTGACCGACAAGATTCCCTTGAATGGCCGCCGCGAAGATTTCACCGCCAGGCAAATACCGGTAACGGTTGCGAACAACAAGATCACGATATATAACACGGTGGTCGATGTTTTCGTCCGCGTAGGCGAAAAGCGCATCGAGCGCACTATCTCTATCAATGTCGACGGCCGTAACGTCAATGCGACCCTCTATGGCCTGAAAACTGCCCTAGCGAAGATCAAGCCTGCCGACATCAGAGTTGTCATTACCAAAGACGAAAACGGCATAGATGTGCCCAAATTTGATCTCCCAAGCGAGATTGAGGTCAGAGATCCGAGGATCAGATAGAGAACTTGGCGGCAAATTCGTCTGATTTTTTACTACTGTCGAGGCCATTTGTACGGTTTCGGTTCGAACCCACGGATCCTGAAAAACACCGATCGTTTGCCGGTGCATGGGCCTTTTCGTCGCAGTTTTGGGGTCCTATCGCGTCAACGTTAGAATTAAAAGATCTACTGATATGAATCAAAGATTTCAAATTTTGTTTGTTTTAATTGTTGTCATTTTGTCTTGCATCTTTGCGCAGGCTCAGGTTCCGTTGGTAACCGCCGTCCAAATCCTCAAAGCCGAAGACGCACGGCGGTACGATAGTGTACTAGAGGGATTGTTGAAATCGCCGAATTTCGCGGTTCGCGAGCGTGCGGCATTGGCCGCGGGTCGGATCGGTGATAAACGTGCGGTGCCGGCTCTTGCGGCTTTGTTCGAAGACACTAAGAATCAGGGCCGTGTTTGGACGGCAGCGGTCTTTGCTCTGGGTGAGATCGAATCTGCCGACGGCGGCGAAGCTGTGCTTGATGTACTCAAGGCAGAGTCGGGCTATTCGAAAAGAGACAAAGACGTGCTGTCGCGAGCGGTCGAGGCGGCGGGAAAGATCGTTGCGGCGAATGCGAAAGACGCGAATTTGAATGATCTCAAGTCCGCGATAGTCCGCGTGATGGATGACGAGCTAAAAAGCGGTGTACCGATCAGCCAAGTAGTGGTATACGGATTGACCGCAATTCTGCGTACGCGGCCCGACGGGGGCGATGTCGTGGTTGCGAAATTCCTGGATAGTACCGATGCGCGTGTTCGTGGAGACGCCTTGAACACTCTGACGCGTTTGCGGTCTAAGCAGAGGCTCGACGTGATACGCGGCTTGCTGCGGCGTGATCCGGACGCTGTCGTTCGTGCGAACGCGGCTCGGGTCCTCGGTGCTGCGGAGGACAAAGAGGCGTTGCCGCTGTTGCTCGACTACGCTGTGAATGGCGATGATCTAAGAGTTCGTGTGGCCTGTATTCGGTCGCTGGCCGCAATTAAGGACGCGAGCGTTGCGGACAAGTTGATCGAACGCGGCAACGCGCTGCTAGAGCTGCGCGGAAGATCGAAATTTCGCAAACCGGTCGAGAACGGTGAACTTCTCGAGGTAATGGCGGCTCTCGGGCGTTTGCTGCAGGGTACCGAGAATACAAAGGCGATCACCTTTCTGCGACATTTTCGTGCCGTCGATGGCCTCGCATCGCCGGAGACCGAGATCGCGTTCGCACGCATCGCTCCAAAGGCTTATGTTGCGGAAGACGCTGAGCCCATTTTTACGTACACGGATCCGAACGCCGCCGCAGCGTACGGCCAGGGAATGGCCGAGATCGCTTCGTTAAAGAACGACGACCTGAACGCACAGGCCGGAGAACAGCTGACTCGTTTTGTATCAGGAATGGCGACGGGCGTAAAAGCAAAAGATCAGGCAAAGATGCTGCGTGCAATGCCTGATCTGACGCGTTCATTAGCAGCACTGAAGCCGGACAACCTCAACCAGGTATTACGCGGCCAGTTGGCGAATGACGATGTTTTCATACGTGCCTCCGCCGCCGAGCTTTTGGGCGAACGCCCTCTAACGAAAGAGAATTTCGCAGCTCTGGAAAAAGCATTTACGGTCTCACTACTCAAGGACAAATATTACAACGACGCGATGCTCGCGATTCTGGACGCATTGGCAAAACTCGACAAAAAGGCGGCTACGGGTTCGCTGTTGATGGCCCTCAATTCTCGTGATTATTTGGTCCGCACAAAGGTTTTTGAACTCTTAGATGACAAAGAACTCGAGAAGACGTCGCCCGGCCTCCCGATGATGGTCAAGTTCGCTCGTGAAAAGAAACAGGATCAGGTTCAGCCATATGTGTCTGCGTTTGGAACAAAACAGGGGCAATTGCTCAATTCGGATCTCGATTATCGACGGGCCTTATCGCGGAAGAACGGTTCAGTCAAGGCCGTTTTGACGACCGAGAAGGGTGCATTCACGATCGTCTTCGTTCCGGAGGAAGCTCCGCTGACGGTGGACAATTGGGTCAAGCTAGCACGCAGCGGTTATTTTAATGGACTTGAGGTGCATCGCGTCGTGCCCAATTTTGTGATGCAAGACGGCGACCCTCGCGGCGACGGCAATGGCGGCCCGGGCTGGTCGATCCGCTGCGAAATAAATTGGCGAGGCTTTGACCGAGGCGTCGTCGGGATGGCTCTGTCAGGCAAAGACACGGGCGGCTCGCAATGGTTCGTCACGCACTCGCCGCAGCCTCACCTCGACGGCGGCTACACCGTCTTCGGCCGCGTCGATGAAACGGGAATGAAGGTCGTGGACAATATCGTACGCGGCGATAAGATCCTCAAAGTGACTGTTGTCGGACGATAAGGAAAGATAGCCACGAATTACACGAATGACACAAATAGGGGCTTTTTATGCGTGTAATTCGTGGCAAAAGACCCATTATGGCTGATATTCAGAAACAGATTGAGATCGAAAAAGGGCTGGATGATCTGTCGCGTTATCTCGACGGATTATTCAAGGTTCCGGGCACAGGCTGGCGGTTCGGCCTAGATGCTCTGATAGGTTTGATACCGAATGTCGGCGATACGCTGACGTTCCTACCTTCGCTGTATATCCTGTTTGCGGGCGTCCGCTACGGCGTGCCCAAGATCACACTCTTGCGGATGGCGTTCAACCTCGGGCTCGACTATATAGTCGGGTCTGTGCCGTTTGTCGGCGATGCTTTTGATTTTGTTTGGAAGGCGAACCAGCAGAACATGGACCTCATTCGCACCCGTGCCGCAGGACACGGTAAGGGAACTGCGAGCGACTATCTCTTTGTGATCGTCCTGATGTTTTTGCTCGGAGCATTGCTGGTCGGATCGATCTTTTCGAGCGTATTTCTTCTGTACTGGATCTTGTCGAGCCTATCGAACTCTTAGGATCTTACCCAAGGACAAATACAGATGGGCACGGAGATGGTCAAATGTTTGATCATCTCCGTGCCCATCTATCGCTGAATTTCCGCAGGACTGGCAATCTAACCGCACCCCGCTTTGCTGCTTAGGCAGCAGCGGCTTCGGCTGCAAACATTTTGTCGAGTGCTGTGGTGAGCACGCCGATGCCGAATTCGCCGGCGGCACGAGTTTTCAGTTTGCCGTCGGCGTCGAATAAATAATAGACAGGCACCCAGCCCTGTTCGTTTTG from Acidobacteriota bacterium includes the following:
- a CDS encoding TIGR00159 family protein; translated protein: MQFSDYIPTIATLRNVLDIVLVFAIVYVVLKLLRGTRAVPTVVGMVILALVYWFAVAQDLSTLEFVLRYAVVYIGIAIIVLFQSEIRQALIYFANRFRFPILKRQRAQFGGSVYDEIVLAVTTLASEKTGALIVIERNIGLRNFIDAGVQIDARISYDLLVTVFNPSTPLHDGAVIIQNERLAAASVFLPLTKNPEVSRELGTRHRAAIGITEGSDAISIVVSEETGLITFVEAGNVRRNLDPTALRKALLEAMDIPLVETRRETAKALKEIETDITVS
- a CDS encoding peptidylprolyl isomerase, which translates into the protein MKSPNFAVRERAALAAGRIGDKRAVPALAALFEDTKNQGRVWTAAVFALGEIESADGGEAVLDVLKAESGYSKRDKDVLSRAVEAAGKIVAANAKDANLNDLKSAIVRVMDDELKSGVPISQVVVYGLTAILRTRPDGGDVVVAKFLDSTDARVRGDALNTLTRLRSKQRLDVIRGLLRRDPDAVVRANAARVLGAAEDKEALPLLLDYAVNGDDLRVRVACIRSLAAIKDASVADKLIERGNALLELRGRSKFRKPVENGELLEVMAALGRLLQGTENTKAITFLRHFRAVDGLASPETEIAFARIAPKAYVAEDAEPIFTYTDPNAAAAYGQGMAEIASLKNDDLNAQAGEQLTRFVSGMATGVKAKDQAKMLRAMPDLTRSLAALKPDNLNQVLRGQLANDDVFIRASAAELLGERPLTKENFAALEKAFTVSLLKDKYYNDAMLAILDALAKLDKKAATGSLLMALNSRDYLVRTKVFELLDDKELEKTSPGLPMMVKFAREKKQDQVQPYVSAFGTKQGQLLNSDLDYRRALSRKNGSVKAVLTTEKGAFTIVFVPEEAPLTVDNWVKLARSGYFNGLEVHRVVPNFVMQDGDPRGDGNGGPGWSIRCEINWRGFDRGVVGMALSGKDTGGSQWFVTHSPQPHLDGGYTVFGRVDETGMKVVDNIVRGDKILKVTVVGR
- a CDS encoding DUF4112 domain-containing protein, which codes for MADIQKQIEIEKGLDDLSRYLDGLFKVPGTGWRFGLDALIGLIPNVGDTLTFLPSLYILFAGVRYGVPKITLLRMAFNLGLDYIVGSVPFVGDAFDFVWKANQQNMDLIRTRAAGHGKGTASDYLFVIVLMFLLGALLVGSIFSSVFLLYWILSSLSNS